AGCTAAATGTGCATTTTTGGCACACATGGGAAGTAGCAATTCTGTACACTTCACATCTGTAGAAGCAGGTGAGAATTTAAAGAATCCACAGCAACATATTTCCACTATTATCCGTACGCAGTCGATAGAGATTATACGGAGAAACAGGTTAAGATTCACAATATCGGTTCAATGTGCCTTGTGGTTAGCTTTTCAGCAATGTCCTTTTAGAGGACACGATGAGTCGAAAAATTCAAAGAACCGTGGTAATTTTCTTGAGATGGTTAGATTTTCCGCCACACTCAATGACAAGGTGAAAGAGGTTGTCCTAGAAAATGCTCCCAAAAATTCTACTTATACGTCGCCTGCTATTCAAAAAGAGATTTTGAATATTGTTTCTAACGAAATCAGAGACAAGATTCGTGAAGAAATTGGAGATAGGAAATATTGCATACTTGTGGATGAATCTAAAGATGCTTCAGATAAAGAGCAGATGGTGCTAGTTTTGAGGTATGTGGATAGTGATGGGTATGTTCAAGAACGTTTTTTCGATATTCAACGTGTGAAAAACACTTGTGCCGTAACTCTCAAAAAAGGTATAACTGATATTCTTAATCGTTATAATCTTCCCATTGAAAACATGCGAGGACAAGGTTATGATGGTGCTAACAATATGCGAGGTCGAGTGAATGGATTAAAAGCTTTGTTTCTTAAAGATTGTAAatatgcatactatgttcattgTTTTGCACATAGGCTACAGTTAGCTCTTGTTCACACAGCTGAAAAAAACGGTAGACTTTGGGACTTCTTTTCAATGTTAAATAATATTGTTAATCTTGTCAGTGCTTCTTCACTGCGTTTAGGATCTTTCCAAGATGCTCAAGAAGATGATATTAACCAAAGGTTGGCTAATGGTGATCTTGAGACAGGTAGAGGGTATAATCAAATAGGTCCGTTGCCACGAGCTACTGATACTCGCTGGAGTTCTCATTATGGTTTTGTATGcagtttgattgataagtttgaTGCAGCTTATACAACTATTGAAGATATTAGTACAGTGATCCTAACGAGACATGTGGGGTAGGTCAAGCACAAAGTACTTTAGAAAAAATGCAAGAATTTAAATTTGTTTTTGTGTTGCATCTAGTATATAAGATAATGGGATACACTGAAATACTATGTCAAGGACTTCAAAAGAAAACACAAGGCATAGTCAATGTCGTGGCTTTAGTTTCGAACACTAAGATTTTACTTCATAAATTAAGATCAGATGAAGATGGTTATCGACTTTTTATCGAAACAGTGTGCCTATTTTTCATTGAACATGGTATCGACATCCCTGATATGACTGCACCTTATATGCAAGGTACAGGTCGTTCTTGCCAGCAACGTGATAACATTACTGTAGATCATCATTATCACCATGATATTTTTAATGCTGCAATTGATCTCAGATCGCGGAATTAGTTAGAAGGTTTCCTGAGGATACAATGGAGTTACTTGTTCTTTGTTCATGTTTGGATCCTCGAGAATCTTTCAAAGCATTCCATGTAGAAAATCTTTGTACTCTAGCTGAAAAGTTTTATCCTCTCGATTTCAGTCGACAAGAGGTACATACTTTGAGAAATGAATTATACCACTATGGGCAAGATGTAGTCAAGCATGCTGGTTTTAAGAACTTATCAACTGTTGCTGAATTATGTAGACGTCTAGTGGAAACAAGAAAGGCAGATGTTTATCCTTTAGTTTACAGGATGATTCGTCTTATATTAACTCTTCCTGTTTCTACAGCAAGTGCGGAACGGTATTTTTCAACAATTTCAAATGTTAAATCAGCTCTCCGCAACAAAATGGATGCAAACTTTTTTAGAGATTGCATGATGATAAACATTGAAAGTATCCTTACACGAAAAATCAGTATTGATCGGATAATTGATTTGTTTATTGCTCGAAAGGATAGAAAAGTAAAACTAAAGGAATAGATGATGATCTAAATGCTGGTTGATGGGTTTTGTTGGTAAATCTGTTGtttttttgtatatttgtatCAACCTGACTACTACATCTATTATGAAAACTTTTTTGTATTGATGGTGTTCACTTTAGCTCAATAGTAATGAAGGTTTCCCAGAAAGATCAGTTGAAATCAAACTTTGGTCCGTTAACTGACAAGTTCATTGTTATCTTATAAATGCAAGTTGCTTTAAAGGAGTGGGAGTTTCGAAAACCATGATGGAAGCAAGGGTGACAACACTTTCTGCGATAAAATGGTAACAGTCCTGTTTTGTATCTCACAAATTACTTTTTCTGCCATTCTCTACCATACTAGCTCACAGTAACAATATTGTAGCAGGAAAATTTTTTTTTATCCCCCCCCCTTCTAAAATCCTGGTTCCGCCACTGAAATCAACTGAATCCAACATCTTCCTGGATGCAACTCAGATGTGAAGACGACCATTCTCATTCTTCTCTCATTCTGCTCCAATTCCATATTGATGTAGATTCGTGGCCTACTGCAACGATTTATTAACCTGTAAACCATCTTAagacatttttttctttcttaaatcGTAAGAAAATATACTATTCTCATAAAACaggataaaatcaaaataaaacaactaaattCCTAAAATATCCTAAAATAATATCAAGATATTAACATAGATAACATAGTATAGTTTCACTCAAATGCTAGGATATCTGAAGTTAATGTTTCACCGAAATGCTATGACTATGACTTACCGTAAATGTATGTTTCTGCTTGCGACCCGCAACAGTTCTAGTCCCACGGGGAGGGCCAGTGGACCTCCTCGATGCTATGTTATACCTGCGAGAGACGATGGATGTAGATTTCATATGTAATTGCACCAAGGATAAAAAATTTGCTAGCTCACATTTTGCTCGAACATTAAAACATCTCCCGTCCAAGCATCACCTGCACATGAATACCATCATCAAGATTCAACAGTTATTCAACTTAGATCTTTTAAATCATAAGACATTTTAAAACAATCCTGTTAAAGGGACGGCATGATCCATAAGAGGGGAGGCAATCTAATAAGACAAAAGgggtcattacatggtaattcatgCCAccctttataaaaaaaatattgaaatgaccaattaacccttattattgataatcaagattagtgttgataattaatTTTCATTTATAATAACTTTAAAATCGGATTTTTAGAGTTGAAAAAAAAGTTGTGAGGGGAAGAAAaagaaacttttgtgatatttgtgaaaccctagattttgattcactcaaccaaaatgagtgattccagtgacaaatttgagatgggtgaatctctaaattagttcccattagctttttgtcgctcaaaattatctaaagtacataaaaaaatcgaaacttttaaaatttcagaaaaacttacggttggaatttagctcgttaccaaccgtaacttgcagttacggttccaaaagtatcgaataccaaccgtaactggttcaatttggggaaaacccaatcgtataccagttacggttggtagaatgacaacacatagcaaccgtaacaaattacggttggtaactaatgaatcgagatcaaccgtaacttacctacggttggtaaggttatttgagttacaagtcataactcaaatacggttgataacagtgatgcaattacaaaccgtgAAAAGAAGTTGAAACATCCAGAAcaacttacggttcgtaacttaagtaacgagaccaaccgtaagtaacttacggttgcaaaaaaaaaatcgtaactgaacattttatctcaaaatcaagaacttacggttggtatttgagttaaatgaaccgtaacatcaaccaaatctacaattacggttccaattggagttattaccaaccgtaactcacatgcaacacataaattttaatttcaattttgatccaaaaccctaatttttgatacaaaactaacttgaatcaaacacaataaactaAATCCTAACTGTGTCTTTtcgaaatatagttttcaatcaacgattatcaattttttaaaatcgctgattaatcgaggacgatgaaaatttcaattttaatagaggaggaaaagagaagataagatgaaaaaataaataaaaaaactgttttgatttttctgattccattaggttaaaaatagaagagggtaatctagtcaatttacaccccCTATAGGACACCCTCTAACCAATAAGAGGGACATTGCTATCACACTTGCCACCCCTCCAATGGAACATgccgcccctttaacaggattgttTTAAAAACGTGGGTAAACACGAAGCTGACGTTGTATTTAGGGGGAACTCCTCCTCCCAATAAACCACGTTGTAACAGAATTATCTTAAGTTAGTATTTTTCAAACACTACTTTGGGTACTTTATTTTAAATTCCGAGTTCTCGCTACAAAAcccaaaaaatcttctttattcaTAATGGTCAAGCAAAAACAATATTGATAATAAGGCCCTCCAGCCgacataatcttcaacattataaTGTGGTTTACCAATTAATAAATGAAAATTAACATGCAAAATTTGGAAACATCATATAGAATCTTCTGAATGTGAAGGCAAACAACAAATTATAATTTGGTATGAgtatttaaatatttaataacaTACATACATCTTCGATCAAGTAACCATATCAATAAATTTCATGCCGATGTTATGTTCAACACTTCTTCTCCCGTTTACTGGATAAGTTGATTGATAAATATAAACTAGTGT
This genomic interval from Papaver somniferum cultivar HN1 unplaced genomic scaffold, ASM357369v1 unplaced-scaffold_107, whole genome shotgun sequence contains the following:
- the LOC113328336 gene encoding zinc finger MYM-type protein 1-like isoform X1, coding for MSTPCQGTKRGRVTNNMHKFFKTIEATTSNVLFSSPSSVRNHEVPVVNYEPEEVEGTRRTVEVEGTRRTDFEEVEGTQRTDGVEGIQRTDFEEVEGTRRINLEELDTRIVPEVADSAYVTSLERDPGLRIPIMQHSANKHDEVRRAYLQMGRIRIKLAKYPGTPMGIQDRRFSTKWFDEFHWLEYSKAKDVVFCFYCYLFEKNPPRRPEYTFEGFRNWHNVKNGAKCAFLAHMGSSNSVHFTSVEAGENLKNPQQHISTIIRTQSIEIIRRNRLRFTISVQCALWLAFQQCPFRGHDESKNSKNRGNFLEMVRFSATLNDKVKEVVLENAPKNSTYTSPAIQKEILNIVSNEIRDKIREEIGDRKYCILVDESKDASDKEQMVLVLRYVDSDGYVQERFFDIQRVKNTCAVTLKKGITDILNRYNLPIENMRGQGYDGANNMRGRVNGLKALFLKDCKYAYYVHCFAHRLQLALVHTAEKNGRLWDFFSMLNNIVNLVSASSLRLGSFQDAQEDDINQRLANGDLETGRGYNQIGPLPRATDTRWSSHYGFVCSLIDKFDAAYTTIEDISTVILTRHVG